Proteins from one Setaria italica strain Yugu1 chromosome V, Setaria_italica_v2.0, whole genome shotgun sequence genomic window:
- the LOC101777732 gene encoding ABC transporter C family member 3, producing the protein MPTSTAAPPYAAVAGEGPGPLLLAVVSFLRPLLIHGVGAAAHAILALAVAGRLLSRLCGAAKDGRARGGASRGGGRFRCYGVAACATWALAAFQVLLAAYSCYLYLGAGWSRDAAAGLGDAAARAVAWLLLAAYLQFDLGPRRGERFPAPLRLWWALFLLLSVLAAAAHVATSLDGRPVPTHSWALDAVSVVAAVVLLCAGLLGGREGGGSAAEEPLLNGAHETADENSRSAAEASKFTGAGFLSVLTFSWMGPLLAVGHKKTLGLDDVPGLDPGDSVAGLLPTFEANLEAVAGGVSGSGRKAVTAFKLTKAVVRTVWWHVAVTAFYALVYNVATYVGPYLIDSLVQYLNGDERYASKGQLLVLAFIVAKVFECVSQRHWFFRLQQAGIRARSVLVAVVYQKGLALSSQSRQSRTSGEMINIISVDADRVGIFSWYMHDLWLVPLQVGMALFILYSTLGLASLAALGATVVVMLANVPPGQMQEKFQQKLMDCKDVRMKATSEILRNMRILKLQGWEMKFLSKIIELRKTETNWLKKYLYTTTLVTFVFWGAPTFVAVVTFGACMLMGIPLESGKVLSALATFRVLQEPIYNLPDTISMVIQTKVSLDRIASFLCLEELPTDAVKRLPSGSSDVAIEVSNGCFSWEASQELPTLKDLNFQARRGMRVAVCGTVGSGKSSLLSCILGEIPKLSGEVKICGATAYVSQSAWIQSGKIQDNILFGKEMDNEKYERVLESCSLKKDLEILPFGDQTVIGERGINLSGGQKQRIQIARALYQEADIYLFDDPFSAVDAHTGSHLFKECLLGALASKTVVYVTHQIEFLPAADLILVMKDGRIAQAGKYNDILGSGEEFMELVGAHKDALAALDLIDVAGRSNESSPSRGTAKLTRSLSSAEKKDKQDEGNNQSGQLVQEEEREKGKVGFWVYWKYLTLAYKGALVPLVLLAQILFQVLQIGSNYWMAWAAPVSKDAEPPVSMSTLIYVYIALAVGSSFCVFLRALFLVTASYKTATLLFNKMHMSIFRAPMSFFDSTPSGRILNRASTDQSEVDTSIASQMGSVAFASIQLVGIIAVMSQVAWQVFVVFIPVVAACFWYQRYYIDTARELQRLVGVCKAPIIQHFAESITGSTTIRSFGKENQFVSANSHLMDAYSRPKFYNAGAMEWLCFRLDVLSSLTFAFSLIFLINLPPGTIDPGIAGLAVTYGLNLNMLQAWVVWSMCNLENKIISVERILQYLSIPAEPPLSMSEDKLAHNWPSRGEIELHDLHVKYAPQLPFVLKGLTVAFPGGLKTGIVGRTGSGKSTLIQALFRIVDPTIGQILIDGIDICTIGLHDLRSRLSIIPQEPTMFEGTVRSNLDPLGEYTDNQIWEALDCCQLGDEVRKKELKLDSPVVENGENWSVGQRQLVCLGRVILKRSKILVLDEATASVDTATDNLIQKTLRQQFSEATVITIAHRITSVLDSDMVLLLDNGVAVERGTPGRLLEDKSSLFSKLVAEYTMRSTHT; encoded by the exons CGCTCCTCATCCACGGCGTGGGCGCCGCGGCCCATGCCAtcctcgcgctcgccgtcgcggggCGGCTGCTTTCCCGCCTCTGCGGCGCCGCCAAGGACGGGCGCGCGCGCGGAGGCGCctcccgcggcgggggccggttCCGGTGCTACGGCGTCGCGGCCTGCGCTACGTGGGCTCTGGCGGCGTTCCAGGTCCTGCTCGCGGCCTACTCGTGCTACCTCTACCTGGGCGCCGGGTGGTCgcgcgacgcggcggccggcctgggcgacgccgcggcgcgcgccgtggCGTGGCTGCTGTTGGCCGCGTACCTCCAGTTCGACCTCGGGCCGCGGCGCGGGGAGCGGTTCCCGGCGCCGCTCAGGCTCTGGTGGGCGCTCTTCCTGCTGCTctccgtgctcgccgccgccgcccacgtcGCGACGAGCCTCGACGGGCGCCCCGTGCCCACGCACTCGTGGGCGCTCGACGCCGTCTCGGTGGTAGCGGCCGTGGTTCTGCTCTGCGCCGGGCTCTtaggcgggagggagggaggcggctcTGCTGCCGAGGAGCCTCTGCTGAACGGCGCGCATGAGACGGCCGACGAGAACAGCCGCAGCGCCGCCGAGGCGTCCAAGTTCACCGGGGCGGGCTTCCTCAGCGTGCTCACTTTCTCGTGGATGGGGCCCCTGCTCGCCGTCGGCCACAAGAAGACCCTCGGCCTTGACGACGTCCCGGGCCTCGACCCCGGCGACAGCGTCGCCGGCCTGCTCCCGACGTTCGAGGCCAACCTCGAGGCGGTCGCGGGCGGCGTCTCCGGCTCCGGCCGGAAGGCCGTCACGGCGTTCAAGCTCACCAAGGCCGTAGTGCGCACCGTGTGGTGGCACGTCGCGGTGACCGCGTTCTACGCGCTGGTCTACAACGTCGCCACCTACGTCGGCCCGTACCTCATCGACTCCCTGGTGCAGTACCTCAACGGCGACGAGAGGTACGCGAGTAAGGGGCAGCTCCTTGTCCTCGCCTTCATCGTCGCCAAGGTGTTCGAGTGCGTGTCGCAGCGCCACTGGTTCTTCCGGCTGCAACAGGCCGGGATACGCGCGCGGTCCGTGCTTGTCGCCGTCGTGTACCAGAAGGGGCTCGCGCTGTCAAGCCAGTCGAGGCAGAGCCGCACCAGCGGCGAGATGATCAACATCATCAGCGTCGACGCCGACCGCGTCGGCATCTTCTCATGGTACATGCACGACCTCTGGCTGGTGCCCTTGCAAGTCGGCATGGCGCTGTTCATCCTGTACTCCACCCTCGGGCTCGCTTCGCTCGCCGCGCTCGGCGCCACCGTGGTCGTCATGCTCGCCAATGTGCCTCCGGGGCAAATGCAGGAGAAGTTCCAGCAGAAGCTGATGGACTGCAAGGATGTCAGGATGAAGGCAACGTCCGAGATCCTGCGCAACATGCGGATTCTGAAGCTGCAAGGGTGGGAGATGAAGTTCTTGTCCAAGATCATTGAGCTGAGGAAGACAGAGACAAATTGGCTGAAGAAATACCTCTACACAACGACTTTGGTCACCTTCGTGTTCTGGGGGGCCCCGACCTTTGTTGCTGTGGTGACTTTTGGGGCTTGCATGCTCATGGGAATCCCATTGGAGTCTGGGAAAGTGCTATCTGCACTCGCCACATTCCGCGTGCTGCAGGAACCAATATACAACCTTCCAGACACGATTTCAATGGTCATTCAGACCAAGGTATCTCTTGACAGGATAGCATCGTTCCTATGTTTGGAGGAGTTACCAACTGATGCTGTGAAGAGGCTACCAAGTGGTAGCTCAGATGTTGCAATTGAGGTCAGCAATGGGTGCTTCTCCTGGGAGGCCTCTCAAGAATTGCCAACACTGAAGGACCTGAACTTTCAAGCTCGGCGAGGCATGCGCGTCGCGGTTTGTGGGACAGTTGGCTCCGGCAAATCGAGCTTGCTGTCTTGCATTCTTGGTGAGATTCCAAAGTTATCAGGAGAGGTTAAGATTTGCGGGGCGACGGCATATGTCAGCCAGTCAGCATGGATACAGAGCGGCAAAATTCAGGACAACATACTGTTTGGCAAGGAGATGGACAATGAGAAGTATGAAAGGGTCCTTGAGTCGTGCTCACTGAAGAAAGACTTGGAAATTTTGCCATTCGGTGACCAGACTGTTATCGGAGAGCGAGGGATCAACCTTAGTGGCGGGCAGAAGCAAAGGATTCAAATAGCCCGTGCTTTGTATCAGGAAGCAGACATCTATTTGTTTGATGATCCATTCAGTGCCGTTGATGCGCATACAGGATCCCACCTTTTCAAG GAATGCTTGCTTGGGGCTTTGGCTTCAAAAACAGTAGTTTATGTAACACATCAGATTGAATTTCTACCAGCAGCTGATCTCATTCTG GTCATGAAAGATGGGAGAATAGCACAAGCAGGCAAATACAATGATATACTTGGTTCAGGGGAAGAGTTCATGGAGCTGGTTGGCGCTCACAAGGATGCTCTCGCAGCATTGGACTTGATTGATGTCGCGGGTAGAAGCAATGAGAGCTCCCCTTCCAGAGGCACAGCAAAGCTGACCAGATCACTATCATCAGCTGAGAAGAAAGATAAACAGGATGAAGGGAACAATCAGAGTGGACAGCTGgtgcaggaagaagaaagggagaaaggCAAAGTTGGATTTTGGGTATACTGGAAGTACCTTACCTTAGCTTATAAGGGAGCTCTTGTGCCATTAGTGTTGCTTGCGCAGATACTTTTCCAAGTACTTCAAATTGGGAGCAATTACTGGATGGCTTGGGCTGCTCCCGTTTCAAAGGACGCTGAGCCTCCAGTGAGCATGTCAACACTGATATATGTCTATATTGCACTGGCCGTTGGAAGCTCGTTCTGTGTCTTCTTAAGAGCGCTGTTTCTTGTAACAGCTTCATACAAGACGGCAACTCTGTTATTCAACAAGATGCACATGTCCATATTTAGAGCTCCTATGTCGTTCTTTGATTCCACTCCGAGTGGGCGCATCTTGAATAGA GCTTCAACTGATCAAAGCGAAGTGGACACGAGCATCGCTTCCCAGATGGGCTCTGTTGCATTTGCTAGCATACAACTTGTTGGAATTATTGCTGTGATGTCTCAGGTTGCATGGCAGGTCTTTGTTGTTTTCATTCCTGTAGTTGCAGCGTGTTTCTGGTATCAG CGATACTACATTGATACAGCCAGGGAGCTGCAAAGGCTAGTAGGTGTTTGCAAAGCTCCTATCATACAACATTTTGCGGAATCGATTACAGGATCTACTACCATCAGAAGTTTTGGCAAGGAAAATCAGTTTGTATCAGCAAATAGCCACCTAATGGATGCCTACTCCCGACCAAAGTTCTACAATGCTGGAGCGATGGAGTGGCTTTGCTTTCGCCTGGATGTGCTGTCATCTCTTACATTTGCCTTCTCTTTGATATTTTTGATCAATCTGCCACCTGGTACCATTGATCCAG GGATTGCTGGTCTTGCAGTCACATATGGGCTTAACTTGAACATGCTCCAAGCATGGGTTGTCTGGAGCATGTGCAATTTGGAGAACAAGATTATATCAGTAGAGAGAATTCTGCAATATCTGAGCATTCCTGCAGAGCCCCCTCTTTCCATGTCAGAAGATAAGTTGGCTCATAACTGGCCATCTCGAGGAGAAATTGAGCTCCATGATTTACAT GTGAAATACGCCCCACAGCTGCCATTTGTTCTGAAGGGGCTGACAGTCGCCTTCCCTGGAGGCCTGAAGACTGGTATTGTTGGAAGGACAGGAAGCGGCAAATCAACCCTCATACAGGCCCTTTTCCGTATCGTGGACCCAACTATCGGCCAGATACTAATTGATGGCATCGACATTTGCACCATTGGTCTGCACGATCTGAGATCTAGACTGAGCATCATTCCACAAGAACCAACCATGTTTGAGGGTACTGTGAGAAGTAACCTTGACCCTCTTGGGGAGTACACCGACAATCAAATTTGGGAG GCCTTGGATTGCTGTCAGCTAGGGGATGAGGTTAGGAAGAAGGAGCTGAAGCTAGACTCCCCAG TGGTAGAGAACGGCGAGAACTGGAGTGTGGGTCAGCGTCAGCTTGTGTGCCTTGGTAGGGTAATCCTGAAGCGGAGCAAAATCCTCGTCCTGGACGAAGCCACCGCATCAGTGGACACCGCAACGGACAACTTGATCCAGAAGACGCTCCGGCAGCAGTTCTCGGAGGCGACGGTCATCACCATCGCGCACCGGATCACGTCGGTCCTCGACAGCGACATGGTCCTGCTCCTCGACAACG GTGTGGCCGTGGAGCGCGGCACGCCGGGCAGGCTGCTGGAGGACAAGTCGTCGCTGTTCTCAAAGCTCGTCGCGGAATACACGATGAGGTCGACGCACACGTAG